The proteins below come from a single Synechococcus sp. WH 8101 genomic window:
- the hisD gene encoding histidinol dehydrogenase, whose translation MTPTSSQAPSMVTLRCLSEAGAAATELDRLAARTGGEAQQAAQSTVDSILERVRRDGDRALVELTQQLDGFKPEPLRLDAAELAQAWEATPANLRDALELAHRRIQDFHARQKPQDLAFEGVHGERLGRRWRPVQRAGLYVPGGRAAYPSTVLMNAVPARTAGVERLVMATPANRNGVVNPVVLAAAHLAGVHEVVRVGGAQAIAALAFGTETLPRVDVITGPGNLYVTLAKKAVVGQVGIDSLAGPSEVLIIADHTARLDHVAADLLAQAEHDPLAAAILLTTEADLVAALPAELERQLTDHPRAAICRQSLADWGLAVVCDTLETCASLSDRFAPEHLELLVERPEALADRIQTAGAIFIGPWSPEAVGDYLAGPNHTLPTCGTARFSGALSVETFMRHTSIIAFNQAALEATGGAVIELARSEGLHSHGDSVQRRLG comes from the coding sequence ATGACTCCAACGAGCAGCCAGGCTCCCTCCATGGTCACCCTGCGCTGCCTCAGCGAGGCTGGCGCAGCCGCCACGGAGCTGGACCGCCTGGCGGCGCGCACGGGAGGAGAGGCCCAACAGGCCGCACAGTCCACCGTGGACTCCATCCTTGAGCGGGTGCGTCGTGATGGTGACCGCGCCCTCGTAGAACTCACTCAGCAACTGGATGGCTTCAAGCCGGAACCGTTGCGGCTGGACGCGGCCGAACTCGCGCAGGCCTGGGAGGCCACGCCCGCCAACCTGCGCGACGCCCTCGAACTGGCCCATCGCCGCATCCAGGACTTTCACGCCCGACAGAAACCCCAGGACCTCGCCTTTGAGGGGGTGCACGGTGAGCGGCTGGGACGACGCTGGCGACCGGTGCAACGGGCCGGACTGTATGTGCCCGGTGGGCGAGCCGCGTACCCCAGCACGGTGTTGATGAATGCCGTTCCCGCGCGCACGGCCGGCGTGGAGCGGCTGGTGATGGCGACACCGGCGAACCGAAACGGCGTGGTCAATCCGGTGGTGCTTGCTGCGGCTCACCTCGCCGGCGTGCATGAGGTTGTGCGGGTGGGAGGCGCCCAGGCCATCGCCGCCCTGGCCTTCGGCACCGAAACCCTGCCCCGGGTGGATGTGATCACGGGGCCGGGCAACCTCTACGTGACCCTCGCCAAGAAAGCCGTGGTGGGCCAAGTGGGAATCGATTCCCTCGCAGGCCCCAGCGAAGTGCTGATCATTGCCGATCACACCGCCAGGCTCGACCATGTGGCCGCAGACCTCCTGGCGCAGGCGGAACATGACCCCCTCGCCGCCGCCATCCTGCTCACCACAGAAGCCGACCTGGTGGCGGCCCTGCCGGCGGAACTCGAGCGGCAACTCACTGACCACCCCCGGGCGGCGATCTGTCGCCAGTCGCTCGCAGACTGGGGTCTGGCCGTGGTCTGCGACACCCTCGAGACCTGCGCAAGCCTCAGCGATCGGTTCGCACCGGAGCACCTGGAACTGCTGGTGGAGCGCCCGGAAGCACTAGCTGATCGCATCCAGACAGCCGGGGCGATCTTCATCGGCCCCTGGTCACCAGAAGCTGTGGGGGATTACCTGGCCGGGCCCAACCACACCCTGCCGACCTGCGGGACCGCCCGGTTCAGTGGTGCCTTGAGCGTGGAGACCTTCATGCGGCACACCTCGATCATTGCGTTCAACCAGGCTGCCCTGGAGGCGACCGGCGGTGCCGTGATCGAACTCGCCCGCAGTGAAGGCCTCCACAGCCATGGCGATTCCGTCCAGCGGCGCCTGGGCTGA
- the rpiA gene encoding ribose-5-phosphate isomerase RpiA, translated as MKQAVAAAAVDAIQDGMVLGLGSGSTAALMIQGLGAKLAAGELRDIVGVTTSFQGEVLAAELGIPLRSLNAVERIDLAIDGADEVDPSFQLIKGGGACHVQEKLVAARAERFIVVVDATKLVDRLNLGFLLPVEVLPGAWRQVQARLASMGGAAELRMATRKAGPVVTDQGNLVLDVRFGEGIADPRALEQTINNIPGVLENGLFVDLADEVLVGEVTDGVAGVRRLERQG; from the coding sequence ATGAAGCAGGCCGTGGCCGCCGCCGCGGTGGATGCCATCCAGGACGGCATGGTGCTCGGCCTGGGATCCGGTTCCACGGCCGCACTGATGATCCAGGGTCTTGGCGCCAAGCTGGCCGCCGGTGAGCTGCGTGACATCGTCGGCGTCACAACGTCGTTTCAAGGCGAGGTGTTGGCTGCCGAGCTGGGCATCCCGCTGCGCAGTCTCAATGCGGTGGAGCGCATCGACCTGGCCATCGACGGAGCCGATGAAGTGGACCCGTCGTTTCAACTGATCAAGGGCGGCGGTGCCTGCCACGTGCAGGAGAAACTGGTTGCCGCTCGCGCCGAGCGTTTCATCGTTGTGGTGGATGCCACCAAACTGGTGGATCGCCTCAACCTTGGCTTTCTGCTGCCCGTGGAGGTGCTCCCGGGGGCCTGGAGGCAGGTTCAGGCGCGTCTTGCCAGCATGGGCGGGGCGGCAGAGCTGCGGATGGCCACCCGCAAAGCCGGCCCCGTGGTGACGGATCAGGGGAATCTGGTGCTGGATGTGCGCTTTGGCGAAGGAATTGCTGACCCCCGAGCTCTGGAGCAGACGATCAACAACATCCCCGGCGTGCTCGAAAACGGCTTGTTTGTGGATCTGGCCGATGAGGTGCTGGTCGGTGAGGTCACCGATGGGGTGGCCGGCGTCCGTCGGCTCGAGCGGCAAGGCTGA
- a CDS encoding trypsin-like peptidase domain-containing protein — MGWLLRLVALGLALVLWTGIPSAAVAAAVDAPHSFVAEAVRQVAPAVVRIDTERRVQRQPYDPTLIDPLLRDLLGEPGMGPERERGQGSGVVIDAKGLILTNAHVVERADLVTVTLPDGEQRDGRVIGTDPVTDLALVRLPSGDRPAAARLGDSEALQVGDWAIALGTPYGLERTVTLGIVSSLHRNISSLGFSDKRLDLIQTDAAINPGNSGGPLVNAAGEVIGINTLVRSGPGAGLGFAIPINLARRVVDQLVADGQVVHPYLGLQLVPLTARVAREHNRDPNALVQLPERSGALVQTVLPDSPAQRAGLRRGDLVVAAAQHPVSDPQTLLQEVDQAEIGEPLPLEVLRNGESLQLSVRPEPLPGLG, encoded by the coding sequence ATGGGGTGGTTGCTTCGGTTGGTGGCTCTGGGGCTGGCGCTGGTGCTGTGGACCGGCATCCCCTCGGCTGCTGTAGCGGCGGCGGTGGATGCGCCCCATAGCTTCGTGGCGGAGGCCGTGCGTCAGGTGGCCCCGGCCGTGGTGCGGATCGACACCGAGCGCCGCGTCCAGCGTCAGCCCTACGACCCCACCCTGATCGACCCCCTCCTGCGCGATCTCCTTGGCGAACCGGGGATGGGCCCGGAACGGGAGCGGGGCCAGGGATCGGGCGTGGTGATTGACGCCAAGGGGTTGATCCTCACGAATGCCCACGTGGTGGAGCGCGCCGACCTCGTCACCGTGACCCTTCCCGATGGGGAGCAACGGGATGGCCGGGTGATCGGCACGGATCCTGTGACGGATCTGGCTCTTGTACGGCTGCCTTCAGGCGATCGACCGGCGGCGGCCCGTCTCGGCGATTCCGAAGCCCTGCAGGTGGGCGACTGGGCGATTGCCTTGGGAACCCCCTATGGCCTCGAAAGGACCGTCACGCTCGGGATTGTCAGCAGCTTGCATCGCAATATCAGCAGCCTTGGCTTTTCCGATAAGCGCCTCGATCTGATCCAGACCGACGCCGCGATCAATCCGGGCAATTCCGGTGGCCCGCTGGTGAATGCTGCGGGTGAGGTGATCGGCATCAACACCTTGGTGCGCTCTGGCCCCGGGGCCGGTCTCGGCTTCGCCATTCCGATCAATCTCGCCCGGCGCGTGGTGGATCAACTGGTGGCCGATGGTCAGGTCGTGCACCCGTACCTCGGTCTTCAGCTGGTTCCCCTCACCGCCCGGGTGGCGCGGGAGCACAACCGGGATCCCAACGCGCTGGTGCAGCTGCCGGAGCGTTCCGGTGCCCTGGTGCAGACCGTGCTTCCTGATAGTCCGGCGCAGCGGGCGGGACTCCGGCGCGGAGATCTGGTGGTGGCCGCAGCACAGCACCCTGTGAGTGATCCCCAGACCCTGCTTCAAGAGGTGGATCAGGCGGAGATCGGTGAGCCGCTGCCCCTGGAGGTGCTCCGCAACGGCGAGTCGTTGCAACTCTCGGTGCGACCGGAACCGCTTCCGGGCCTTGGTTGA
- the grrP gene encoding extracellular substrate binding-like orphan protein GrrP: MALLRRPLLTLLAMSSTLLVACQKPKANDTTPTTSTNQNAANSGQLRAVVIGDELPMVRKTDKGYDGLSFVVLEAIRDQLNAEQGEGQAAVTLTTTNAADVESGLEMIRSGKADIACGVGFSWERQKQFDYTLPFASSGIRLLAPTTIDGTPKSLEGQTIGVVANSVAASVLANNVDNASFQSFATPADALNALKKGDVKLLAGDSLWLRANQNQAAPDDVIVPAVPYARAAIGCIVGESSSSLLDTSNIAIGRLLQAYVDGNKEARQEINAWIGQDSAIGLTDEQISHYYRMVLSTAAEFQPTP, from the coding sequence ATGGCCTTGCTCCGCCGCCCACTCCTCACCTTGCTCGCCATGAGCAGCACCCTCCTCGTGGCCTGCCAGAAACCCAAGGCCAACGACACGACCCCAACCACTTCCACGAATCAAAACGCGGCGAACAGTGGTCAGCTCCGCGCCGTGGTGATCGGCGATGAACTGCCGATGGTCCGCAAGACCGACAAGGGCTACGACGGGCTCAGCTTCGTGGTGCTGGAGGCGATCCGCGACCAGCTGAATGCGGAACAAGGCGAAGGCCAAGCAGCGGTGACCTTGACCACCACCAACGCCGCCGATGTGGAGAGTGGTCTGGAGATGATCCGCAGCGGCAAAGCTGACATCGCCTGCGGTGTGGGCTTCTCGTGGGAACGGCAGAAACAATTCGATTACACGCTCCCCTTCGCCTCCAGCGGCATCCGTCTGCTGGCCCCAACCACGATCGATGGCACCCCGAAGAGCCTGGAAGGCCAGACCATCGGCGTGGTGGCCAACAGCGTGGCGGCTTCCGTTCTGGCCAACAACGTTGACAATGCCAGCTTCCAGAGTTTCGCCACACCGGCCGATGCCCTCAACGCCCTGAAGAAGGGCGATGTGAAACTGCTCGCCGGCGACAGCCTCTGGCTACGGGCCAACCAGAACCAGGCTGCCCCGGATGACGTGATTGTGCCGGCCGTGCCCTACGCCAGGGCCGCGATCGGCTGCATCGTGGGTGAGTCGTCCTCGTCACTGCTCGACACCAGCAACATCGCCATTGGCCGCTTGCTGCAGGCCTACGTGGATGGCAATAAGGAAGCGCGCCAAGAGATCAACGCCTGGATCGGCCAAGACAGTGCCATCGGTCTCACCGACGAGCAGATCAGTCACTACTACCGGATGGTGCTGTCAACGGCAGCTGAATTCCAGCCAACCCCTTGA
- the grrA gene encoding GrrA/OscA1 family cyclophane-containing rSAM-modified RiPP: MNKVTLLSFCTLMAASAVWQQPASGSGVFSQPDWNNPLEQRIRQLPISKPGQGDANTTTLARYWGNGGGRGWGNGGGRRWGNGWGNGWRNGGWGNGGFRNGGWGNGGIGWGNGGGGVILNW, from the coding sequence ATGAACAAAGTCACCCTTCTCAGCTTCTGCACGTTGATGGCAGCCAGCGCGGTTTGGCAGCAGCCGGCTTCAGGTTCTGGAGTGTTCAGCCAGCCCGACTGGAACAATCCCCTGGAGCAGCGCATCCGCCAACTGCCCATCAGCAAGCCCGGGCAAGGTGATGCCAACACCACAACCCTTGCGCGCTACTGGGGCAACGGCGGCGGCAGGGGTTGGGGCAACGGTGGCGGCCGGCGCTGGGGGAATGGCTGGGGCAATGGTTGGCGCAACGGCGGCTGGGGCAATGGCGGCTTCCGCAATGGCGGCTGGGGGAACGGAGGAATCGGCTGGGGCAATGGCGGCGGCGGCGTGATCCTGAACTGGTGA
- a CDS encoding mechanosensitive ion channel family protein, whose product MTPLPFDLQIPVTGLGLALVLWVGLDLLARRFASGSLRRNLLLSSRLSVSVSCALATLGWWVGTLLDPEIVDLPRDGLGIRAFFAVVGVSWTLLRWKTEIGRHPDRYGERLLPGMQAKDRTFLLDVIGKLLLGLAVLILVLQVMRILGISAAVLITAGGFGAAAVGFGAQSIVSNSLSGLSLYINRPFVVGDFIDLPSEGLSGTVENISWFYTRLRSVDRQPLFVPNAIFSAKPVINISEIDRRRIWIEFGLNYADREKIQALTAELEAWLRADVDVDPERTLAVNFVGYGDSSLNLRLVCHAKGASLAEAWDLQQKVLLEIGSVVDRCGASMPFPTRTLLQG is encoded by the coding sequence ATGACGCCGTTACCCTTCGACTTACAGATTCCCGTCACAGGTTTGGGGCTGGCCCTGGTTCTCTGGGTTGGCCTCGACCTGCTGGCACGGCGATTCGCGTCAGGCTCTCTGCGCCGCAATCTGCTGCTTTCCAGTCGGCTCAGTGTGAGTGTGAGCTGCGCGCTGGCGACGTTGGGATGGTGGGTCGGCACCTTGCTCGACCCGGAAATTGTTGACCTTCCCCGTGATGGGCTCGGGATCCGCGCCTTCTTTGCGGTAGTTGGCGTGTCCTGGACGCTTCTGCGTTGGAAAACAGAGATCGGCCGTCATCCCGACCGTTATGGCGAACGCTTGCTGCCCGGGATGCAGGCCAAGGACCGGACCTTTCTGTTGGATGTGATCGGCAAGCTACTGCTCGGTCTTGCGGTGTTGATCCTGGTGCTGCAGGTGATGCGCATCCTTGGCATCTCAGCCGCCGTCTTGATCACGGCCGGTGGTTTTGGTGCCGCTGCCGTTGGCTTTGGTGCCCAGAGCATCGTCTCCAATTCCCTCAGCGGCCTGAGTCTTTATATCAATCGCCCCTTTGTGGTGGGAGATTTCATCGATCTGCCCTCTGAGGGGCTGTCGGGAACGGTGGAAAATATCAGCTGGTTTTACACCCGTCTTCGCTCTGTTGATCGCCAGCCGCTATTTGTGCCCAATGCCATTTTCAGCGCCAAGCCGGTGATCAATATCAGCGAGATTGATCGCCGCAGGATCTGGATTGAATTCGGTCTGAATTATGCTGATCGTGAGAAAATTCAAGCCCTTACAGCTGAATTGGAGGCCTGGCTCCGAGCGGATGTCGATGTGGATCCGGAGCGCACCCTGGCCGTCAATTTCGTCGGATACGGCGATTCTAGCCTCAATCTCCGATTGGTGTGTCACGCCAAAGGGGCCAGCCTGGCGGAGGCGTGGGATCTCCAGCAAAAAGTGTTGCTGGAGATCGGGTCCGTTGTCGATCGCTGTGGCGCTTCGATGCCGTTCCCAACCCGCACCCTGCTCCAGGGCTGA
- a CDS encoding glycosyl hydrolase family 18 protein: MSLLPGGRVVSVNPSGSDLLGFDPSRDRLDFGEISVHGLILGKLADGSAVIVNPWQDADYQRILDEAGRPIRWDQLSLENIAPVGNEHLREDIGGVLSWELGVGPGSTWPNPERTVYVRSHEFGVQERVEGFDPSRDQLNFLYLGTRERLSAIDTADGLLISVQPSGQSLLLVGVESTDLVGRNLVFHFDQIEEDNLEAVFGFEAADLSLADRTILLTPEAVGGASTDGSQTRLGTDTTSQGALGLSPSEPMDHSGMDHSGMDHSGMDHSGMDHSGMDPADPLSVSVGGTLYWGGMSGRLTITNTGDQAVEDWSISFITPHRAFQSWAGDAQVEALTDGTYRVTLTPASWNSSIAAGASIEVSFNAASEGLPTSGTLTDALFFAGEAPQALEQPAPEVQEPVEVTPEPPALEQPDPVTPDPGPSNPVDPADPLSVSVGGTLYWGGMSGRLTITNTGDQAVEDWSISFITPHRAFQSWAGDAQVEALTDGTYRVTLTPASWNSSIAAGASIEVSFNAASEGLPTSGTLTDALFFAGEAPQAPEQPALEQPDPVTPDPGSEDPGSEAVTPDVANPEVPSPEVLSPKPIADQGQRVVAYFEEWGIYARDFLVQDIKADQLTHLNYSFFDVKANGDINLFDAWAATDKRFSVDEQVNRTFTASEWSALPESRLQAYRDSGDFHVSTNGDGSVSVRGVPVSWDSSTALAGNLRQLDLLKQLNPNLNLGLALGGWTLSDEFSLALDDAAGREQFTDNVILTLEKYDFFNTVDFDWEYPGGGGLAGNAASAEDGANFAMTLSLLRQKLDALEQRSGESYSISIATAGGADKLANLNLPGIDPSVDFYNVMAYDFHGGWESVTGHQAAMTNDPGGYDVLTAVEQFRSNGVDLSKVVLGVPAYTRAWGGVEPGEQYGLGESGTARMAPGSFEAGSYDQKDLLTGIEDGSYDLIWDDDAKASFAYNEQTGVWSSVETAATIAGKAAYVEAQGLGGLMFWALSNDSSGNDSLIAAASDLLRAGVAPEDVLNRGVSFDAVLGGDGQFGLSDFTSLV, encoded by the coding sequence ATGTCTCTTTTGCCTGGAGGTCGTGTCGTCAGTGTCAATCCGTCTGGAAGCGATCTGCTGGGGTTTGACCCTTCACGCGACCGTTTGGATTTCGGTGAGATCTCCGTGCATGGTCTGATTCTGGGCAAGCTCGCTGATGGCTCAGCTGTGATCGTGAATCCTTGGCAAGACGCTGATTATCAGCGGATCCTGGATGAGGCGGGTCGGCCGATTCGATGGGATCAGTTGTCTTTGGAGAACATCGCTCCGGTTGGTAATGAGCATCTGCGGGAGGACATTGGTGGCGTGCTCTCCTGGGAGTTGGGGGTTGGTCCTGGGAGCACATGGCCCAATCCGGAGCGCACTGTGTATGTGCGCTCCCATGAGTTCGGTGTGCAAGAGCGGGTGGAGGGGTTTGATCCCTCCAGAGATCAGTTGAATTTTCTCTATCTCGGCACGCGCGAGCGTCTCTCAGCGATCGACACGGCGGATGGCTTGTTGATTTCCGTGCAGCCATCGGGTCAGAGTCTTCTCCTGGTTGGCGTGGAAAGCACGGACCTTGTGGGGCGGAATCTTGTGTTCCACTTTGATCAGATCGAGGAAGACAATCTCGAGGCTGTGTTCGGTTTTGAAGCCGCCGACCTCAGCCTTGCGGATCGCACGATTCTTCTGACACCAGAGGCTGTCGGTGGTGCGAGCACCGATGGTTCCCAGACCCGTCTCGGCACCGATACGACGTCGCAGGGTGCTCTCGGGCTGTCGCCATCGGAACCCATGGATCACAGCGGCATGGATCACAGCGGCATGGACCACAGCGGCATGGACCACAGCGGCATGGACCACAGCGGCATGGACCCCGCGGATCCGCTGAGCGTGTCGGTGGGGGGCACCCTCTACTGGGGCGGGATGAGCGGCCGACTGACGATCACCAACACGGGCGATCAGGCGGTGGAGGACTGGTCGATCAGCTTCATCACCCCGCATCGTGCATTCCAGAGCTGGGCCGGTGATGCCCAGGTGGAGGCACTAACGGACGGAACATACCGCGTGACTCTGACGCCAGCGTCCTGGAACAGCAGCATCGCCGCCGGTGCGAGCATCGAGGTGAGTTTCAATGCGGCGAGCGAGGGCCTGCCGACGAGTGGAACCCTCACGGATGCATTGTTCTTTGCAGGCGAAGCTCCGCAGGCGCTTGAACAACCGGCGCCCGAGGTGCAGGAGCCGGTGGAAGTTACGCCAGAACCGCCGGCGCTGGAACAGCCGGATCCAGTCACACCGGATCCCGGCCCATCGAATCCGGTGGACCCCGCGGATCCGCTGAGCGTGTCGGTGGGGGGCACCCTCTACTGGGGCGGGATGAGCGGCCGACTGACGATCACCAACACGGGCGATCAGGCGGTGGAGGACTGGTCGATCAGCTTCATCACCCCGCATCGTGCATTCCAGAGCTGGGCCGGTGATGCCCAGGTGGAGGCACTAACGGACGGAACATACCGCGTGACTCTGACGCCAGCGTCCTGGAACAGCAGCATCGCCGCCGGTGCGAGCATCGAGGTGAGTTTCAATGCGGCGAGCGAGGGCCTGCCGACGAGTGGAACCCTCACGGATGCATTGTTCTTTGCAGGCGAGGCTCCGCAGGCGCCGGAACAACCGGCGCTGGAACAGCCGGATCCCGTCACACCGGATCCTGGCTCAGAGGATCCCGGCTCAGAGGCCGTGACTCCGGACGTCGCGAACCCAGAAGTCCCTAGTCCAGAGGTCCTGAGCCCGAAGCCGATCGCTGATCAGGGGCAGCGGGTGGTGGCCTACTTCGAGGAATGGGGGATTTATGCCCGCGATTTCCTGGTGCAGGACATCAAGGCCGATCAGTTGACTCACCTCAACTACAGCTTCTTTGATGTCAAGGCCAATGGTGATATCAATCTCTTTGACGCCTGGGCGGCCACCGATAAACGCTTCTCGGTTGATGAGCAGGTGAATCGCACCTTCACTGCTTCTGAGTGGTCGGCTTTGCCAGAGAGTCGCCTGCAGGCCTATCGCGACAGTGGCGATTTTCATGTCAGCACGAACGGTGATGGCTCTGTGTCGGTGCGTGGTGTGCCCGTGAGCTGGGATAGCTCTACGGCTTTGGCTGGCAATTTGCGTCAGTTGGATCTGCTGAAGCAGTTGAACCCCAACCTCAATCTCGGCCTTGCCCTTGGCGGCTGGACCTTGTCAGATGAATTTAGTCTTGCTCTGGATGATGCCGCTGGGCGCGAGCAATTCACCGACAATGTGATTCTAACCTTGGAGAAATACGATTTCTTTAATACCGTTGATTTTGACTGGGAGTATCCCGGCGGTGGTGGGCTGGCTGGTAATGCTGCCAGTGCTGAGGATGGCGCCAACTTTGCGATGACGCTGTCTCTCTTGCGCCAGAAGCTTGATGCGCTCGAGCAGCGCAGTGGCGAGAGCTATTCCATTTCCATTGCCACTGCTGGTGGGGCTGACAAGCTGGCCAATCTCAATTTGCCAGGAATCGATCCTTCCGTTGATTTCTATAATGTGATGGCTTACGACTTCCATGGTGGTTGGGAGTCGGTGACCGGCCATCAGGCCGCCATGACCAACGACCCCGGTGGTTATGACGTGCTGACGGCTGTGGAGCAGTTCCGCTCCAATGGTGTAGACCTCAGCAAAGTTGTGCTTGGAGTTCCTGCTTACACCCGCGCCTGGGGCGGTGTGGAGCCAGGGGAACAGTACGGACTCGGTGAGAGCGGTACCGCTCGGATGGCTCCGGGATCCTTTGAAGCCGGCAGCTACGACCAGAAGGATCTGCTCACCGGCATTGAGGACGGCTCCTATGACCTGATCTGGGACGACGACGCCAAAGCGTCCTTTGCTTACAACGAACAGACCGGGGTTTGGAGTTCAGTCGAAACGGCGGCCACCATCGCTGGGAAGGCGGCCTATGTCGAAGCCCAGGGCCTGGGGGGGCTGATGTTCTGGGCGCTTTCCAATGACAGCAGTGGTAACGACAGTCTGATTGCAGCCGCATCCGATTTGTTGCGCGCCGGTGTGGCGCCCGAAGACGTGCTGAATCGGGGGGTGTCCTTTGACGCGGTGCTCGGTGGCGATGGTCAATTCGGGCTCAGTGACTTCACGTCCCTGGTCTGA